From the Finegoldia magna ATCC 29328 genome, the window TGACAAAACACATTCTTAGAAACATAGTTCCCACTCTTACAGTTGCGGCTACTGTTAATGTAGCTTCTGCAATACTAACAGAGTCTTCCCTATCCTTCCTTGGACTTGGGGTAAGACAACCAAACTCTTCATGGGGTTCGATGTTAAAAGATGCCCAACAATATCTAGGAACTTCACCATACTTGGCGCTTTTCCCAGGACTTTTAATTCTTTTAACAGTACTTTGCTTTAATGTAATTGGAGACTATTATAGACAGGAGATACAATGAAATTAGTAGAAATAAAGAACTTAAATGTAGAATTTCCAGGAAAGGAATACACAACCTACGCTGTAAACAATGTAAGTTTTGATATTTACGAAAATGAAACCCTTGGAATTGTAGGAGAATCGGGTTCAGGTAAATCTGTAACTGCAAAGTCCATATTAAATTTATTGAAGGACAAATCAAAATATAGCGGCGAAATAATTTATGACAGTGTAAACATGTTAGAGGCTGACGAAAAAACTCTAAGGCGTATTAGAGGCGATGAAATATCCATGGTTTTTCAAGATCCAATGACCTCTTTAAATCCACTTTTTACAATTGAAAAGCAAATGTACAAACTTATAAAGAGACATAGAAAAAACTTAAGTGCAAATGAAATAAGAGATATTTCCATAAAATATTTAGACCTAGTTGGCATTCCCGACGCTAAAAATAGAATAAAATCATATCCTCATGAGTTTTCAGGCGGAATGAAACAAAGAGTTATGATAGCTATGAGCCTTTGCCTAGAACCAAAACTTATTATTGCAGACGAACCAACTACCGCGCTAGACGTTACAATTCAAGCACAAGTACTAACACTTTTAAACAATATAAACGAAAAATCTACACAGTCAACTTTACTTATAACCCACGACCTAGGCGTTGTAGCAAATACATGTGATAGAGTTGTGGTGTTATATGGCGGAAAAATTATGGAAGAGGCAACAACAAAAGAACTATTTACAAAAGGACTTCATCCATATACGAAGGGACTTTTAGCATCTCTTCCAAGAATTGGAGAAAAAGAAAGATTGGTTCCAATACCAGGAAATCCTCCTGTAATAACAGAAAAACCAAAGGGCTGTCCATTTTATGATAGATGTAGTTTAAGACAAGACATATGTAAAAATAAAGAGTTATCAAAAAAAGAAGTATCCCCTACCCATAGGGTTTACTGTCATATGGTTGAGGTGTAATATGGAAAAGATTTTTGAAATTAAAAACCTAAAAAAGTACTTTCCTGTAAAAAAAGAAAAGGTGTTTGAAGAGCAAAAATATTTAAAGGCATTAGACGGAATAGACCTAGAAATATACAAAGGAGAGACCTTTGGCCTAGTTGGAGAATCTGGATCAGGTAAGTCAACATTAGGTAAGTGTGTTACAAGTATACACGATATAACCGAAGGTGATGTATATTATAAAGGCAAAAACATAAAGGATAAAAGTACAAAAAAGA encodes:
- a CDS encoding ABC transporter ATP-binding protein → MKLVEIKNLNVEFPGKEYTTYAVNNVSFDIYENETLGIVGESGSGKSVTAKSILNLLKDKSKYSGEIIYDSVNMLEADEKTLRRIRGDEISMVFQDPMTSLNPLFTIEKQMYKLIKRHRKNLSANEIRDISIKYLDLVGIPDAKNRIKSYPHEFSGGMKQRVMIAMSLCLEPKLIIADEPTTALDVTIQAQVLTLLNNINEKSTQSTLLITHDLGVVANTCDRVVVLYGGKIMEEATTKELFTKGLHPYTKGLLASLPRIGEKERLVPIPGNPPVITEKPKGCPFYDRCSLRQDICKNKELSKKEVSPTHRVYCHMVEV